One segment of Kiritimatiellia bacterium DNA contains the following:
- a CDS encoding DUF459 domain-containing protein → GWVLAAGLALPGAGRAADAPRRVLILGDSMMRTPAHSIELEFSKREGVETRLFTSLGSGLARLDVMDWLDRIRQLVPEFKPDATVIWIGTNDLQPMRTPQGIVRPEDPGWAAEYARRVGEAMDLLGSGGGRVYWLELPDMPKPELQQSTELINGIFKEQAAKREFVTFYETRRTLSRKPGTFSRYISQRNGMPLSVRDSDGVHLDRNGADLMARKLAETFWPPAPAATP, encoded by the coding sequence CGGGTGGGTGCTGGCGGCGGGGCTCGCGCTCCCGGGGGCGGGCCGGGCGGCGGACGCGCCCCGGCGCGTCCTGATCCTCGGCGACTCGATGATGCGCACCCCGGCCCATTCCATCGAGCTGGAGTTCTCCAAGCGCGAGGGTGTCGAGACGCGCCTCTTCACCTCCCTGGGCTCCGGGCTGGCCCGGCTGGACGTGATGGACTGGCTGGACCGCATCCGGCAGCTCGTTCCCGAGTTCAAGCCGGACGCGACGGTGATCTGGATCGGCACGAACGACCTGCAGCCGATGCGCACGCCCCAGGGCATCGTCCGGCCCGAGGATCCGGGGTGGGCGGCGGAATACGCGCGCCGGGTGGGCGAGGCCATGGACCTGCTGGGCTCGGGCGGCGGCCGGGTGTACTGGCTGGAGCTGCCGGACATGCCGAAGCCGGAGCTGCAGCAGAGCACGGAGCTCATCAACGGCATTTTCAAGGAGCAGGCGGCGAAGCGGGAGTTCGTGACCTTCTACGAAACGCGCCGCACCTTGAGCCGCAAGCCGGGCACGTTCTCGCGGTACATCTCCCAGCGCAACGGGATGCCGCTCTCGGTCCGCGACTCGGACGGGGTGCACCTGGACCGTAACGGCGCCGACCTGATGGCGCGGAAGCTGGCGGAAACCTTCTGGCCGCCCGCGCCGGCCGCCACGCCATGA